One stretch of Euphorbia lathyris chromosome 7, ddEupLath1.1, whole genome shotgun sequence DNA includes these proteins:
- the LOC136201153 gene encoding putative F-box/LRR-repeat protein At3g18150, whose product MTSKLINLPSLIFAALDCEASGDGIDECLGKQILPQVEHVKELKIGSLFIKILSSLEEGGVSCPFFNNKCLTLGYVDFDKHHAAVAYALRNSIVLQKLVINMSSICESIYTADVPDMNDFSENYWKSSETFFDCFGSHLKIVKICGLGKEDQKWRLVVNFVEFLLKNARLLEKMVVEISEKRRTEFAFNVSEKLLSFSRCSQHAIVELVCAE is encoded by the exons ATGACTTCTAAGTTAATAAATTTGCCTTCTTTAATTTTTGCTGCTCTTGATTGTGAGGCTAGTGGGGATGGGATTGATGAATGTTTGGGTAAGCAAATCCTACCGCAGGTTGAGCATGTGAAGGAGCTAAAGATTGGAAGTCTGTTTATTAAG ATTCTATCAAGTTTGGAGGAGGGAGGTGTATCTTGTCCATTTTTCAACAATAAATGCTTGACTTTGGGTTATGTTGATTTTGATAAGCACCATGCTGCTGTTGCATATGCACTTCGCAATTCTATTGTGCTTCAGAAATTAGTTATAAATATGTCATCAATCTGTGAG TCTATTTATACTGCAGATGTTCCAGACATGAATGATTTTTCAGAGAATTACTGGAAATCTAGTGAAACTTTTTTCGATTGTTTCGGGTCGCATCTAAAGATTGTCAAGATTTGTGGATTGGGGAAGGAAGATCAGAAATGGAGGCTTGTGGTGAACTTTGTTGAGTTTCTACTCAAGAATGCTAGATTGTTGGAAAAGATGGTTGTGGAGATATCAGAAAAGCGTAGAACAGAGTTTGCATTTAATGTTTCTGAAAAACTACTAAGCTTTTCAAGATGTTCTCAACATGCTATTGTTGAGTTGGTATGTGCTGAATAG